Proteins from one Macrobrachium rosenbergii isolate ZJJX-2024 chromosome 14, ASM4041242v1, whole genome shotgun sequence genomic window:
- the Hacd1 gene encoding very-long-chain (3R)-3-hydroxyacyl-CoA dehydratase 2 isoform X1 — protein sequence MAEGTKKTDPSTPGNVYLIFYNVFLSAGWLIVLVQTVHHLFHEGRAGLWGSTHEVLKIFQTLAILEVVHSAVGLVPSKVGVVFPQVLSRLVALWPILHTFKESQTSFGYPLLLIAWSVTEVVRYAFYFLNILDRVPHIITFLRYTMFIVLYPMGITGELLCIYAALPVALKTGIYSTTMPNSINFTFNFYYTMIIFALMYIPVFPMLYSHMLAQRRKVLGSGHKKTD from the exons ATGGCCGAAGGAACTAAAAAGACGGACCCCAGCACACCAGGGAacgtttatttaatattttataatgtgTTTCTGAGCGCTGG GTGGTTAATTGTGCTGGTCCAGACTGTTCATCACTTGTTTCATGAGGGCCGTGCTGGACTGTGGGGAAGTACACATGAGGTTCTAAAGATATTCCAGACTCTTGCAATATTAGAG GTGGTCCATTCTGCTGTAGGATTAGTACCTTCAAAAGTTGGCGTTGTGTTCCCTCAGGTGTTATCAAGATTAGTTGCCCTTTGGCCTATTCTACACACATTCAAAGAGAGCCAGACAAGCTTTG GTTACCCTCTATTACTGATTGCCTGGAGCGTGACTGAGGTGGTACGTTATGCCTTCTACTTTTTGAACATTCTCGACCGTGTGCCACACATCATCACATTTTTAAG ATATACCATGTTCATTGTGCTGTACCCCATGGGAATAACAGGCGAACTCCTGTGCATTTATGCAGCTTTGCCAGTTGCACTGAAGACTGGCATTTATTCAACAACCATGCCCAATAGCATCAACTTCACATTTAATTTCTACTATACAATGATCATATTTGCCTTGATGTACATACCAG TTTTCCCCATGCTGTACTCCCATATGCTGGCACAACGTCGAAAGGTTCTAGGAAGTGGACACAAGAAGACAGATTAA
- the Hacd1 gene encoding very-long-chain (3R)-3-hydroxyacyl-CoA dehydratase 2 isoform X2 — translation MSSVHLTWWLIVLVQTVHHLFHEGRAGLWGSTHEVLKIFQTLAILEVVHSAVGLVPSKVGVVFPQVLSRLVALWPILHTFKESQTSFGYPLLLIAWSVTEVVRYAFYFLNILDRVPHIITFLRYTMFIVLYPMGITGELLCIYAALPVALKTGIYSTTMPNSINFTFNFYYTMIIFALMYIPVFPMLYSHMLAQRRKVLGSGHKKTD, via the exons Atgtcgtcggtgcacctcacttg GTGGTTAATTGTGCTGGTCCAGACTGTTCATCACTTGTTTCATGAGGGCCGTGCTGGACTGTGGGGAAGTACACATGAGGTTCTAAAGATATTCCAGACTCTTGCAATATTAGAG GTGGTCCATTCTGCTGTAGGATTAGTACCTTCAAAAGTTGGCGTTGTGTTCCCTCAGGTGTTATCAAGATTAGTTGCCCTTTGGCCTATTCTACACACATTCAAAGAGAGCCAGACAAGCTTTG GTTACCCTCTATTACTGATTGCCTGGAGCGTGACTGAGGTGGTACGTTATGCCTTCTACTTTTTGAACATTCTCGACCGTGTGCCACACATCATCACATTTTTAAG ATATACCATGTTCATTGTGCTGTACCCCATGGGAATAACAGGCGAACTCCTGTGCATTTATGCAGCTTTGCCAGTTGCACTGAAGACTGGCATTTATTCAACAACCATGCCCAATAGCATCAACTTCACATTTAATTTCTACTATACAATGATCATATTTGCCTTGATGTACATACCAG TTTTCCCCATGCTGTACTCCCATATGCTGGCACAACGTCGAAAGGTTCTAGGAAGTGGACACAAGAAGACAGATTAA
- the LOC136845870 gene encoding small ubiquitin-related modifier 3-like, producing the protein MSEEAKKEEKPTEHINLKVLGQDGQMVHFKIKKHTSLKKLINAYCERSKLAQTTVRFRFDGQPISENDTPQGLEMEDGDTIEVFQQQTGGRSCRRSHHLQL; encoded by the exons atGTCCGAGGAAGCAAAG aagGAGGAGAAACCAACAGAACACATCAACCTGAAAGTGCTGGGTCAAGATGGCCAGATGGTgcactttaaaattaaaaaacatactTCATTGAAAAAGTTGATCAATGCATATTGTGAAAGATCA AAACTTGCCCAGACGACAGTAAGATTTAGATTTGATGGTCAGCCAATATCAGAAAATGATACTCCTCAAGGACTGGAAATGGAAGATGGTGACACAATAGAAGTATTCCAGCAGCAAACTGGAGGAAGATCCTGCCGTAGAAGCCATCACTTGCAGTTGTGA